One stretch of Miscanthus floridulus cultivar M001 chromosome 18, ASM1932011v1, whole genome shotgun sequence DNA includes these proteins:
- the LOC136519464 gene encoding L-type lectin-domain containing receptor kinase SIT2-like, protein LLNGHGHGIVFFVGKDSFTNALPSQYLGFLNTSNNGNASNHVFGVELDTIRSTEFKDPDDNHVGIDVNSLTSINATTAGYYDDGTGAFHNLTLISAKPMQVWVDYDGETARINVFMAPLGTPKPSRPLVSATQNLSDVLVEPAYVGFSSATGTVRSEHYVLDWSFAMDGPAPDINIASLPKLPRFGPKPWSKVLEIVLPIATAAFVLTMVAVVVALVRRRLKYAELREDWEVEFGPHRFTYKDLFRSTEGFKSKMLLGVGGFGRVYRGVLPKSKLEVAVKKVSHESRQGIKEFIAEVVSIGRLRHRNLVQLLGYCRRKGELLLVYDYMPNGSLDKYLYGKDDDEAMATLDWVQRFRIIKGVASGLLYIHEDWEQVVIHRDIKASNVLLDSEMNGRLGDFGLARLYDIFGFTATYSASPRGQRRTPKAIRLPPSRQWHMRNKSSRGIQVLCHPHFMPLVL, encoded by the coding sequence CTCCTcaatggccacggccacggcatCGTCTTCTTCGTGGGCAAGGACAGCTTCACGAACGCGCTGCCCAGCCAGTACCTGGGCTTCCTCAACACCTCCAACAACGGCAACGCCAGCAACCACGTCTTCGGCGTCGAGCTCGACACCATCCGGAGCACCGAGTTCAAGGACCCCGACGACAACCACGTCGGCATCGACGTCAACAGCCTCACTTCCATCAACGCCACCACCGCCGGCTACTATGACGACGGCACCGGCGCGTTCCACAACCTGACCCTGATTAGCGCCAAGCCCATGCAAGTCTGGGTGGACTACGACGGCGAGACCGCGCGGATCAACGTGTTCATGGCTCCCCTCGGGACGCCCAAGCCTTCCAGGCCTCTGGTGTCGGCCACGCAGAACCTCTCGGACGTGCTCGTGGAGCCAGCGTACGTGGGCTTCTCGTCCGCCACGGGCACGGTGAGGTCGGAGCACTACGTGCTCGACTGGAGCTTCGCCATGGACGGCCCTGCTCCGGACATCAACATCGCCAGCCTGCCCAAGCTACCACGGTTCGGCCCCAAGCCGTGGTCCAAGGTCTTGGAGATCGTGCTGCCGATAGCCACCGCGGCGTTCGTCCTCACCATGGTGGCGGTCGTGGTCGCCCTCGTCCGGCGGCGCCTCAAGTACGCCGAACTGCGAGAGGACTGGGAGGTCGAGTTCGGGCCGCACCGGTTCACGTACAAGGACCTGTTCCGCTCGACGGAAGGGTTCAAGAGCAAGATGCTGCTCGGCGTCGGAGGATTCGGGAGAGTGTACAGGGGAGTGCTCCCGAAATCGAAGCTGGAGGTCGCCGTCAAGAAGGTGTCTCACGAATCGAGGCAGGGCATAAAGGAGTTCATCGCCGAGGTCGTCAGCATCGGCCGTCTCCGGCACCGGAACCTCGTGCAGCTGCTCGGTTACTGCAGACGGAAAGGCGAGCTTCTCCTGGTGTACGACTACATGCCCAACGGCAGCCTTGACAAGTACCTATACGGCAAGGACGACGATGAGGCCATGGCCACGCTAGACTGGGTGCAGAGGTTCCGGATCATCAAAGGCGTAGCGTCAGGGCTGTTGTACATCCACGAGGACTGGGAGCAGGTCGTCATCCACCGAGACATCAAGGCCAGCAACGTCTTGCTCGACAGCGAGATGAACGGACGGCTAGGAGACTTTGGTCTCGCGAGGCTGTACGACATATTCGGCTTCACCGCGACATATTCGGCTTCACCGCGAGGACAGAGAAGAACACCAAAAGCCATCAGGTTGCCGCCCAGCAGGCAGTGGCACATGAGAAACAAAAGTTCCAGGGGCATTCAAGTCCTTTGCCACCCACATTTCATGCCGTTAGTGTTGTAA